The Polyangiaceae bacterium genome includes a region encoding these proteins:
- a CDS encoding TlpA family protein disulfide reductase → MAGTVRERREEGSGRFLRYALLLVLALGAALFISRGRSGPKTGTQAEAFDLPVVAGNRERFRLADQKGTPVVVEVFASWCGVCRRTAPMLSDAARAPRKNPVRFIGVSVDQDAIAAKSAKDQWNLAYDVALDDGRFSKAYGITVLPTLILIDGEGRVRHVSAGAPRSSELEDWLEDVGAARL, encoded by the coding sequence ATGGCTGGCACCGTAAGAGAGCGCCGCGAAGAAGGCAGCGGCCGTTTCCTGCGCTACGCCCTGCTCCTGGTCTTGGCCTTGGGCGCCGCGCTGTTCATCTCCCGCGGCCGCTCCGGCCCCAAGACGGGCACCCAAGCCGAAGCCTTCGATCTGCCCGTCGTCGCCGGCAATCGCGAACGCTTTCGCCTCGCCGACCAAAAGGGCACCCCCGTCGTGGTGGAGGTGTTCGCCTCCTGGTGTGGCGTGTGTCGTCGCACCGCTCCCATGCTCTCCGACGCCGCCCGCGCGCCGCGCAAGAACCCCGTGCGCTTCATCGGCGTCAGCGTGGATCAAGACGCCATCGCGGCGAAGAGCGCCAAAGATCAGTGGAACCTCGCCTACGACGTGGCCCTCGACGACGGCCGCTTCTCCAAGGCGTACGGCATCACGGTGCTGCCCACCTTGATCCTGATCGACGGCGAAGGCCGCGTGCGCCACGTGTCGGCCGGCGCACCACGCTCCTCCGAGCTCGAAGACTGGCTCGAAGACGTCGGCGCCGCCCGCCTCTAA
- a CDS encoding DUF1109 family protein yields the protein MSDLPRDDALSELQWPEPPAPPDRLSASIRKECTQNLKARRGLTATQRVLLSVLLSALVVGVLTYLSAGRSRPDGALRAALFGAAGWGLVQAAVLGVGLARPPGKRVSRSFRLIVAVAVPVLFLAYLALAASTRLPLGEFFHGHHAGGAVGCGLHALLFGAIAAGGTLFVWRGTDPLTPGLSGALAGLVGGLAGAAAIGVACPSGETWHLWIGHGVAVLLLVLAGFLVGRKWLAP from the coding sequence ATGAGCGACCTGCCTCGAGACGACGCCCTGAGCGAGCTGCAGTGGCCGGAGCCCCCGGCCCCGCCGGATCGCCTGTCGGCGTCCATCCGCAAGGAGTGCACACAAAACCTGAAGGCGCGGCGCGGGCTGACCGCAACCCAACGCGTCTTGCTCTCGGTGCTACTCTCCGCGCTCGTGGTCGGCGTGCTCACGTATCTGAGCGCGGGTCGCTCGCGTCCCGACGGCGCGCTCCGGGCCGCTCTGTTCGGCGCCGCCGGTTGGGGTCTGGTGCAGGCCGCCGTGCTCGGCGTTGGCCTGGCGCGGCCCCCGGGCAAGCGCGTCTCGCGAAGCTTCCGCCTGATCGTGGCGGTGGCCGTACCGGTGCTGTTCCTCGCCTACCTCGCCTTGGCCGCCAGCACACGCTTGCCGCTGGGCGAGTTCTTCCATGGTCACCACGCCGGCGGCGCCGTCGGCTGCGGCCTGCACGCACTGCTCTTCGGCGCCATCGCGGCGGGCGGCACGTTGTTCGTGTGGCGTGGAACGGATCCCCTCACCCCCGGGCTCTCCGGCGCGCTCGCCGGGCTCGTCGGCGGCCTCGCCGGCGCCGCGGCCATTGGCGTCGCCTGCCCCAGCGGTGAAACCTGGCACCTGTGGATCGGTCACGGCGTCGCCGTGCTGCTCTTGGTGCTGGCCGGCTTTCTGGTAGGACGAAAATGGCTGGCACCGTAA
- a CDS encoding RNA polymerase sigma factor, translating to MDLALWLTPAEVGVGASAGGGLPFTVPAVASDSSSSPSLEALMERYVDGDARAFDELYPLVAPKLYGYLLRLTRHRERAEDLLQITFTKVHRARASYLRGAPLLPWILAIARRSFYDERRAAKSRSEDLSRDGNLPEPESESSGVPTDVSAALERALDAMPEAYREAIQLTKITGLSVAEAAEVLGTTPTAVKLRVHRGYNHLRRELEAFNRNP from the coding sequence GTGGACCTGGCGCTCTGGCTAACCCCCGCCGAGGTCGGCGTGGGTGCTAGCGCCGGCGGCGGGCTGCCCTTTACCGTACCGGCCGTGGCCTCCGATAGCTCTTCCAGCCCGAGCCTCGAGGCCCTGATGGAGCGCTACGTTGACGGCGACGCCCGCGCTTTCGACGAGCTGTACCCCCTCGTCGCACCCAAGCTCTACGGCTACCTACTGCGCCTCACGCGACATCGGGAACGAGCCGAAGACCTGCTGCAGATCACCTTCACGAAGGTGCATCGCGCCCGCGCTAGCTATCTACGGGGCGCCCCGCTGTTGCCCTGGATCCTGGCCATCGCGCGCCGCTCCTTCTACGACGAACGGCGCGCCGCAAAGAGTCGCAGCGAGGACTTGAGTCGCGACGGAAACCTGCCGGAGCCGGAGAGCGAGAGCTCCGGAGTGCCCACGGACGTCTCCGCGGCCCTCGAGCGCGCCTTGGACGCCATGCCGGAAGCCTACCGGGAGGCCATCCAGCTCACGAAGATCACCGGCCTGTCCGTGGCGGAAGCCGCGGAAGTGCTTGGAACCACGCCCACGGCCGTCAAACTCCGCGTCCACCGCGGCTACAACCACCTCCGGCGAGAGCTCGAGGCCTTCAACCGAAACCCATGA
- a CDS encoding OmpA family protein — translation MTKRLIALLLAVFTVAGCGYSEDEWQAQLDKYNKLNQKYDAETAAHAQTRQELADAKERIKNLTDELKKMGVNLDTLNQQLQQTGTEKEQLAANLEQLKTALEEYKQRAAALERIKARFELLRNKLQKLTNLGLKVEIRRNRMVIRLPGDVLFASGKDDLKKEGKDVLAAVAEVIRNDKQLSQRYYQIAGHTDNKPLKGGRFGDNWGLSVMRARQVLLFLVNPIDAKGGGGGLDPIRLHAAGYGDTDPVASNDTPEGRQQNRRVELVIMPDVEEMLDLKSLI, via the coding sequence GTGACCAAGCGCTTGATCGCCCTGCTTCTTGCCGTGTTCACCGTAGCCGGCTGCGGCTACTCGGAGGACGAGTGGCAAGCCCAGCTCGATAAGTACAACAAGCTCAACCAGAAGTACGACGCCGAGACCGCGGCCCACGCTCAAACCCGTCAGGAGCTGGCGGACGCGAAGGAGCGGATCAAGAACCTGACGGACGAGCTCAAGAAGATGGGCGTCAATCTGGATACCCTCAATCAGCAGCTGCAGCAGACCGGCACCGAGAAGGAGCAGCTGGCGGCGAACCTCGAGCAGCTGAAGACCGCTCTGGAGGAGTACAAGCAGCGCGCCGCGGCCCTCGAGCGCATCAAGGCCCGCTTCGAGCTCCTGCGCAACAAGCTCCAGAAGCTCACGAACCTCGGCCTCAAGGTCGAAATTCGCCGCAATCGCATGGTCATTCGCCTGCCTGGAGACGTGCTCTTCGCCTCCGGCAAGGACGACCTCAAGAAGGAAGGCAAGGACGTGCTGGCGGCGGTGGCGGAGGTCATCCGCAACGACAAGCAGCTGTCGCAGCGCTACTACCAGATCGCCGGGCACACGGATAACAAGCCCCTCAAGGGCGGCCGTTTCGGCGACAACTGGGGCCTGTCGGTGATGCGCGCCCGCCAGGTGCTGCTGTTCCTGGTCAATCCCATCGACGCCAAGGGCGGTGGCGGTGGCCTGGACCCGATCCGGCTGCACGCTGCGGGCTACGGAGACACGGACCCCGTGGCGTCCAACGACACCCCCGAAGGCCGCCAGCAAAACCGCCGCGTCGAGCTCGTGATCATGCCCGATGTCGAGGAAATGCTGGACCTGAAGTCCCTGATCTGA